The Gemmatimonadaceae bacterium DNA window GGCGGGAGCAGCGCCATCACTTCGTAGCCTACCTTGAACTTGGGATTCCACACGCCGATGTCCGCCGCCGCCAGGTACCCGCCAAGCAACGTGCGCTTGCTGTAGCCGGGCACGTATTCATACAGGTACTCCGACGGGAGAAAGCGCCGCGGATCGAACAGGCGGCCGGTGAGATCGGGCGCCCACAGCGACTGCGGGTTCGTGCCGAACTGGCGCGACCTCCCGTCGGCCTCGAGCCACAGCGAGCGCTCGGGCCCCGACTCCTCGTTGGCCACGAGCGTCCACCCGATCAGCTCCTCGCCCAACGCGGCCACATTCTCGTAGCAGGGGTCCTCGTCGGAGCCGAGGACATACTCGCCCGGCTTGTCCGGTTGCGCCGGGTACGACGCCTGCCGCTCGAACCGGCCAGCCGGCGTCGCATTGATCGGACGCGGGCGGATGTTCGCCAGATCGCCGATGCCCTTGGGAATCCGCGCGATCTCGCCGCGCGCCGTGACGTAGACGATCGCGCCGCGATGCGACACGTGCTTCTCGAACACCGCCGTCGGCGCGCCGTCGAGGTCGCCGATCACGGCCACCAGGCGCCAGCCTCCGATCTCCTCACCCACCTTCATCCAGCGAGTTGGGCCGGTGGGCATCGCTGCGAGGACGGCGTCGGCGCGAAACCCGCGCGCCGCCGGCGCCTTGGTCAGCGCCTCGGCCTCGCCGGCCAGCAGCAGCGCGTACTCGTTGGGGATGCGTCCCGGCGAGTAGCCCGGCGAACGCGTGGCCTCCGCCGCCGCGGAGGCATCCGGACGCGCGGCGGCGAGCCGCAACGGCGATGCCGCGGAACCCCCCAGCATACGACGCGGAAGCACGGCCGCGGCGGCGGCCCACTGCACGAAGCGACGACGGTTGATCATGGAAGTGGGGTTACTGGCGAGCGATGGATTGTGGAATCGCGCAGAGCGCGGCGTGGCCCTACCGCACCGGACCCTGCATCGCCTCCGATCGACGCACCATCCATCCGTAAAGGAAGACGAGCAGCGCCACGAAGCACAGCACACCCAGCCACGGGGCGGGCGCGAAGCTCTCCGGCACCAGCCCGATGGGCGCCTCCTTGGAGAACGCGACGATCAACCCGGCGTTGATCACGCCCCACACACTCTCCCCCACGATCAGCCCCGACGCCACCAGCGTGCCCAGGCGCTCGGCGCGGTCCGGATCACGCAACGTATGAACACGCCGGTCGTACCAATGCGACACCAGCGCGCCCACGACCACGGCGAACGTGGCCGACATGGGGAGATAGATCCCGATGCCGACAGCGAGCGGCGGGATGCGCAGCTTGTGCATCGCGCCGAGCGCCGCGTCCCCGAGTATGAGACCGACGCCGATAAGCCCGCCGACGCCGATCATCTTCCAGTCGAGATTGCCGCCAATCACGCCCTTGGCGAGCGCCGAGATGAGCGTCGCCTGCGGCGCCGGCAGCGGGTTGAGCGCCACCACGCCCACGTTCGGCGCACCCGCGAACCCGTAGGCCTTGGCGAGAAGATTCAGCACCCACGGAATCACCGCCGCGCCGGCCGCCACGCCCACGATGAGCGCGATCTGCTGCCGCCGCGGCGACGCCCCCACGAGTTGGCCCGTCTTGAGGTCCTGCAGGTTGTCGTTGGAGATCGTCGCGCAGGCGAATACGATCGCCGTGACGAACAGTGAGAACGCGACGAGCGCGGGAGCCGACGCCCCCGTCGGCCGCACGGCCATGACGAGCACGGATGCACAGACCACGATCGACAGAATGCCGACGCCGGAAATCGGGCTGTTCGACGCGCCGATGAGCCCCGCCATGTAGCCGCAGATGCCGGCGATGAGAAACCCGACGATCACGACGAACGGCACGGCGATCGCCGTGAGCATTCCCGCATCGGGGGCCAACACCGTGGAGCGCGCGAAGCTGTAGGCCAACCCGCCGGCGATGAGCGCGCATCCCACAGCAAGCCCGATGATCCACGACGGCGACAGATCGCGGTCGCGATCGTCCGCTACCCCCTCGGCGCGCGATGCGGCCAGCGTGCTCACCAGACCGCCCAGCACCGGCTTGGCCAGCGTGGCGAGCGTGTAGACCGCGGCCACGCCGATGGCGCCGGCGCCGATGAAGCGCACCTGCGTGCCCCAGATGGAAGCGGTGTGCGCGGCCAGCGTCACGCCGGCGGGCGTGGGATTCATCGACGTGAGAATCGGCACCGCGATCCCCCACGCGATGACGAGTCCCGCGAGCATCGCCATGCCCACCGACAACCCCACCAGATGACCCGCGCCCACGAGCGCCAGCGACCACGCGACGTCGTACCCGCTCGCCGCCGTCGCCCCGATCGGGAAGAAGCCCGTGAGCCCCCCGGCGGCGATGCGCGTCGCCGTGAGGATGGCCAGGCCCGCCGACGTGGCGGAACCGAGGACCACGGCCACGAGCCCTTCTCGCGCTTCCCCCGTCTCATCCTTCGTCTCGCCGCGCGTGCCGGAGCCCACCCGCAGCACTTCGGCCGCCGCCACTCCCTCGGGATACGGCAGATCCGAGTTGGTGACGAGCGCGCGCCGCAGGGGGATGGTGAACAACACGCCGAGCACGCCGCCGCTCAAGCAGACGAAGAACGACTGCCAGTACGGGAACCCCGTCCACCATCCGATGATGACGAGGCCCGGCAGCACGAAGATGATCGCCGACAGCGTGCCGGCCGCCGAGGCAACGGTCTGCACGATGTTGTTCTCGAGGATCGATGAGTCTTTCACGGCGCTGAGCAGCGCCATCGAGATGACCGCGGCCGGGATGGACGACGCGAACGTGAGGCCCACCTTGAGCCCGAGGTAGATGTTGGCCGCGGTGAACACCGTGGTGATGAGCGCACCGAGGACGAGCCCGCGGAGGGTGAGTTCTTTGGGTTGCATGCGGCCGATGGTCGGGGTGGGCTGAGGCGGGACGGGCGCGGTTCGACCCAACTTGCTAGCGTGTGCGCGGCGGCGCCAGACCGCCGGTCCTCGAGCGGTTCAAGGAGAGGGCCACACCTGCGCCCATCGCTCGCGGCGGGTGACCCATCCGGCCACAACTCCTACCGCGGCGCCGACCGCGCCGAAGATCAGATGGCCGTCCCCGGGCAGGTCGCCGCGACCGTCCAGCGATCCGCAGATGAAGCCGACCACGGCGAACGCCAGCATGTGGTTCTCCGACCCGCGACTCACGTCGAGCCGGACCAGATTCGGCAGCGCGAAGGCCACTGTGTCGGCAACGTGGGCGGGACGAACCCAGAGGCTGTCCCCCCGCTGACCGAGTACGTTCGCCACGACGGTTTGCGTCCCAGGCGGCAGCGCAAACCGGATGCGCGCGTTGGGCGCGAGCGTCACCGCGGCCTGTGCTCGGCCAACGCGGGGCGGCAGCAGCATCGCGGCGGCCAATATCAATACTCGGATGCGCACTTCCGCTCCCTGCCCTTCGGGTGGCCGCGGTCGCCGGTGCTCGCCATGACCCATCCCGGCTTCGGCCAGGCCGGTCGCATCCAAGGTCGCGTATGGACCGTCGCGGTGACTCGGGGAATCCCCGGCTGTCTGTCCGGCATTGCCCCTTCCCCCATATCGGGCTCCGGACCCGGGATCGCCTCCCGGCGCTACCTCGTCAAGACCGGCCCCACCGAAAACACAACACGCCCGCCGCTCCACGGAGCGGCAAGGCGTGTGGTACCAACAACTTGCTTCAGAGCGGGCGACCGGACTCGAACCGGCGACGTCCAGCTTGGGAAGCTGGCATTCTACCAACTGAATTACGCCCGCAGATGGTCCTCAAGTATACCGGCCAAAAACACCCTAAACAAGCCGCCCCCCGAGCGGCTTCATGCCCCGCCGCCACGCTCCATGCCCTTCACCCGCACCCCATCCCGCACCAGATCATTCGGCCGCGCCACCACCGTGTCGCCCGCCGCGAGCCCCGACACCACCTCCACGGCGCTCATCCCCCGGTGGCCCACCACCACTGCCACCGACTCCGCCCGGCCGCCGCGCACGCGAAACACGCGCCACCCGCCATCGGCGGCCACGAGCGCACTGCCGGGCACGCGCAGCACGTCGGCGCCCTGCCACAGCACGATCGACACGCTCACCTGATACGCATCCCCCAGCGCCGCCGGCGCCGACGCGAACGCGCCATGCACATTCACCCGCTGCTCCTGCACACCGAGCGGCGACAGCTTGGTGAATGCCGCGGGTTCGATGCGCGTGACGGTCGCCGTCACCGGCGCCACGCCCTCTCCCACGTGCACGAACATCGGCGCCCCCACCCGCACGCCCTGCGCATCTGATGACAGCACGTCCACCACCACTTCCAGATCGCGCGGATCGCCCACATCCATCAACGCGGTGCCCGCCGGCACCAGCCGATCGTGCTCCTCGAATACGCGCAGCACGCGCCCCGCCACCGGCGAGCGCACCACCACGCGGGAGCCCTCCGGCGCGGACGCCGCGCTCGCGCCCTCCACCCCCGCCCGCGCGCTCGTGCGCTGCGCTTCCGCCGCGGCCACTTCGTCGCGCGCCATCTCCAGCCCCCGTACTCGTGTGTCGCGCAACCGCTCCGCGCTCTCGAGATCGCGGTCCGACACGGCGCCCGACCGGTGCAGTTCCTCTGCCCGTGCGAGCGCCCGCTGCGCCTCGTCCATCGCAAGCTGCGCCACCGCCAGCCCAGACCGCGCCTGCGATACTCCGGCGTCGGCCGCCCGCAACGCCGCCTCGGCCTGGTCGCGCGACCGCGGATCGAGCGGCGCCGCCACCATCGTGAGCAGGGGGTCGCCGCGCGCTACCGAGTCACCCGCCTCGAGCCGCACGGCAAGCAGCCGACCCGACACGGGCGCCGACACGGTCACGTGGTGCAACGCGCGCGTCTGGCCGTCCTCGTCGAGCGTCACGCGCAGTAGCCCCCGCGTGACCACCGCCAGATCGGCCGTCACCGCCGCCGGCCGCGCGAGCCAGAGGCCAACGAGCGCCACCGCCGCCACCGCCGCCGCGCCGATCACGATCTTCCGCGTCTTCCTGGTCATGACTCACTCACCCGTCTTGAGACATTCCACGATGTCGAGCGCGCGAATGCGCTGCCGCATGGCCAACCCCGACGCGCCGAACGCGCCGGCAATCACCGCCGCCGCGAACCCGTACGCCGTCCAACTGACCACCAGCGGAATCCGGAACAGCTCCGTGTTGCCCACGGACGATACCAACGCGCACAGCGCATAGCCCACCCCCACGCCCACCGCCATCCCGGCCACGGTGAGCAGGATCTGCTCCCCGAACACCATCATCGTCACCTCGCGCTTGGAGAAGCCGAGCACGCGCAGGCTGGCCAGCTCGCGCGACCGCTCCGACAGCGAGACCCGGGCGCCGTTGTAAACCACCCCGAACGCGATGATCACGGCGAAGATCACCGCGATGCCGAGCGTCAGCTGGAACGAATCGGCCACCGTGCGCTCGAATCCTGCCAGCGCGGCCGACCGGATGCCGATGCCCACCAGCGCCGGCTGCTCCTTGAGGGTGAGATACAACTCGCCCTCGCGGCGCGGATCCACCGCGAGCAGGGCGCCGGAGATCGCCCGACGCTCGCCGGTGAGCCGGGCCGCGAACTCCAGATCGGCGTACGCGCTGGCGCCGAGCATCTCGTTGGCCACCGCGGATACCGCCACGCGCACCGTGCGGCGCGTGCCCTCGCGCAGCTCCACGGTCAGCGAATCGCCGGGCGCCACGTGCAGCACCTCGGCCAGCTTGGTGGTGAGCAGCACGCCGCTGGACGGCACATGGTGCACGCGCATGTCCTGATCCACGATCTGCCGCAGCTCCGCGCCCGCCGGCAACGCGATCAGCGCCGTGCGCCGCTCCACCGTGCCATGGCGCAGCGCCACGGGCACTATCCGGAGCGGCTCGACGGCCAGCACGCCCGGCAGTCTCCCGAGGGCGTCGATGGCCGTGCGTGGAGCCGCCTCACGGAAGGTGACGCTGATGTCCTCACGCTGCACGTACTGGAACTGCACGTCCTTGATCCGGTCGATGGCGCTGAACGAGAACCGCGAGACCACGAGCATCGCGAATGCGAGCGCGATGCCAGTGACGGCCGCCACGGCCCGCAGCGGCCGGCGCGCCGTATTGCGCGCGACGATCCGCGCCGACGGCGCGAGCCACCGCTGCACGCCCAGCGTCTCGAGCAGCCCGGCCTCGAACCACGCCGGCGCGGGCGGCCGCATTCCTTCGGCGGGCGGGAGTCGCACTGCCGAACGCACGGCGATCGCCGCCCCCGCCACGGCCGCACCGGCCGCGATCAGGCACGCCGCCAGCGCCACCCCCCAGTCGGGGCGGACCGTGGCCACCGGAAAGCGATAGTACCGCGCGTAGATCCCCGCCGTGGCCTCCGCCAGCCGGAACCCGAGCGGCACGCCAACCACGGCGCCGGCGCCCACCGGCGTGAGCGCGAGCAACAGGTAGTGCGCGGCGATCTCGCGGTTGGTATACCCGAACGCCTTGAGCAGCGCGATCTGCCCGCGCTGCGTGGCCACGAGCCGCGACAGCACGACGTTGAGCAGAAACGCCGTGACGCCGAGCAGGATGGCCGGCATGATCACCGCGCCCACGTTGTTCTG harbors:
- a CDS encoding oligopeptide transporter, OPT family, translating into MQPKELTLRGLVLGALITTVFTAANIYLGLKVGLTFASSIPAAVISMALLSAVKDSSILENNIVQTVASAAGTLSAIIFVLPGLVIIGWWTGFPYWQSFFVCLSGGVLGVLFTIPLRRALVTNSDLPYPEGVAAAEVLRVGSGTRGETKDETGEAREGLVAVVLGSATSAGLAILTATRIAAGGLTGFFPIGATAASGYDVAWSLALVGAGHLVGLSVGMAMLAGLVIAWGIAVPILTSMNPTPAGVTLAAHTASIWGTQVRFIGAGAIGVAAVYTLATLAKPVLGGLVSTLAASRAEGVADDRDRDLSPSWIIGLAVGCALIAGGLAYSFARSTVLAPDAGMLTAIAVPFVVIVGFLIAGICGYMAGLIGASNSPISGVGILSIVVCASVLVMAVRPTGASAPALVAFSLFVTAIVFACATISNDNLQDLKTGQLVGASPRRQQIALIVGVAAGAAVIPWVLNLLAKAYGFAGAPNVGVVALNPLPAPQATLISALAKGVIGGNLDWKMIGVGGLIGVGLILGDAALGAMHKLRIPPLAVGIGIYLPMSATFAVVVGALVSHWYDRRVHTLRDPDRAERLGTLVASGLIVGESVWGVINAGLIVAFSKEAPIGLVPESFAPAPWLGVLCFVALLVFLYGWMVRRSEAMQGPVR
- a CDS encoding HlyD family efflux transporter periplasmic adaptor subunit — protein: MTRKTRKIVIGAAAVAAVALVGLWLARPAAVTADLAVVTRGLLRVTLDEDGQTRALHHVTVSAPVSGRLLAVRLEAGDSVARGDPLLTMVAAPLDPRSRDQAEAALRAADAGVSQARSGLAVAQLAMDEAQRALARAEELHRSGAVSDRDLESAERLRDTRVRGLEMARDEVAAAEAQRTSARAGVEGASAASAPEGSRVVVRSPVAGRVLRVFEEHDRLVPAGTALMDVGDPRDLEVVVDVLSSDAQGVRVGAPMFVHVGEGVAPVTATVTRIEPAAFTKLSPLGVQEQRVNVHGAFASAPAALGDAYQVSVSIVLWQGADVLRVPGSALVAADGGWRVFRVRGGRAESVAVVVGHRGMSAVEVVSGLAAGDTVVARPNDLVRDGVRVKGMERGGGA
- a CDS encoding FtsX-like permease family protein, with product MRMLNRKLARDVMGLAGPLLAVAMVAVSGIALFVTLRSMRGFLADSQANYYRDYHFADVFVLVKRAPASVARRIAEIPGVRVVEPRIIFEAVLDVPGLAEPAVGRFVSIPASGQPLLNVPHVRVGRMPAAGAPREVLISEAFAQANRLVPGDSLGAVLNGRWERVHVVGIAISPEYIYEMQGGELFPDNRLFGVIWTPRALLASATGLETGFNAMALQLAPDASEPDVIDAVDRVLEPYGALGAYGRSEHVSHKFLTDEIEQNNVGAVIMPAILLGVTAFLLNVVLSRLVATQRGQIALLKAFGYTNREIAAHYLLLALTPVGAGAVVGVPLGFRLAEATAGIYARYYRFPVATVRPDWGVALAACLIAAGAAVAGAAIAVRSAVRLPPAEGMRPPAPAWFEAGLLETLGVQRWLAPSARIVARNTARRPLRAVAAVTGIALAFAMLVVSRFSFSAIDRIKDVQFQYVQREDISVTFREAAPRTAIDALGRLPGVLAVEPLRIVPVALRHGTVERRTALIALPAGAELRQIVDQDMRVHHVPSSGVLLTTKLAEVLHVAPGDSLTVELREGTRRTVRVAVSAVANEMLGASAYADLEFAARLTGERRAISGALLAVDPRREGELYLTLKEQPALVGIGIRSAALAGFERTVADSFQLTLGIAVIFAVIIAFGVVYNGARVSLSERSRELASLRVLGFSKREVTMMVFGEQILLTVAGMAVGVGVGYALCALVSSVGNTELFRIPLVVSWTAYGFAAAVIAGAFGASGLAMRQRIRALDIVECLKTGE